In a single window of the Pseudomonadota bacterium genome:
- the purS gene encoding phosphoribosylformylglycinamidine synthase subunit PurS, which yields MKARVHVTLKKGVLDPQGKAIHHALGTLGFEGIEDVRQGKVIEIELAETNADKARAEIEEMCRKLLANTVIENYAVELET from the coding sequence GTGAAGGCCCGCGTCCACGTCACCCTGAAGAAGGGCGTGCTGGACCCACAGGGAAAGGCGATCCATCACGCGCTGGGGACCCTCGGTTTCGAAGGCATCGAAGACGTACGTCAAGGCAAGGTCATCGAGATCGAATTGGCCGAGACGAATGCCGACAAGGCGCGCGCGGAGATCGAGGAGATGTGCCGCAAGCTGCTCGCCAACACGGTGATCGAAAACTACGCGGTGGAGCTTGAGACGTGA